From one Onychomys torridus chromosome 12, mOncTor1.1, whole genome shotgun sequence genomic stretch:
- the LOC118593802 gene encoding keratin-associated protein 7-1: MTRYFCCGNYFPGYPCYGTNFHGTYRATPLNCVVPLGSPLNHGCGTIYSSRNFCYGGISNYQNPGCCYGSSFYRPWGSGSGFGYSTY, encoded by the coding sequence ATGACTCGTTATTTCTGCTGTGGAAACTACTTCCCAGGTTATCCTTGCTATGGAACCAACTTCCATGGGACCTACAGAGCCACTCCCCTGAACTGTGTTGTGCCTCTGGGTTCTCCCCTGAACCATGGCTGTGGAACCATCTATAGCTCCCGCAACTTCTGTTATGGAGGCATTAGTAACTACCAAAATCCAGGCTGTTGCTATGGCAGCAGCTTCTACAGGCCAtggggctctggctctggctttggCTACAGCACCTATTGA